The following proteins are encoded in a genomic region of Mycolicibacterium confluentis:
- a CDS encoding DUF2237 family protein has product MPDRNVLGGPLQECGTDPMTGFYRDGCCSSGPEDVGLHTICAVVTAEFLAHQREIGNDLSTPMPAYRFPGLVPGDRWCVTAANWLRAHEDGRAAPVVLACTHERTLDVVPLEVLREHAVDVPDDAGSLG; this is encoded by the coding sequence ATGCCTGACCGCAACGTGCTGGGCGGCCCACTGCAAGAGTGCGGAACCGACCCGATGACAGGGTTCTACCGGGACGGCTGCTGTTCGAGTGGTCCCGAGGACGTCGGCCTGCACACCATCTGCGCGGTGGTCACCGCCGAGTTCCTGGCGCACCAGCGCGAGATCGGCAACGACCTGTCCACACCCATGCCGGCCTACCGCTTCCCCGGCCTAGTCCCGGGTGACCGTTGGTGCGTGACCGCGGCCAACTGGCTGCGCGCGCATGAGGACGGCCGCGCCGCACCGGTGGTCTTGGCCTGCACGCACGAGCGCACCCTGGACGTCGTGCCGTTGGAGGTGCTGCGTGAGCACGCGGTGGACGTGCCCGACGATGCGGGCTCGCTGGGCTAG
- a CDS encoding YdcF family protein, producing MRSRWKGAVAAMALAMAATLGQIAPAPAVAAPTPAAKDFTKPAIVILGYGLNADGTMQTILRRRVLTGLAVAQFFPQSPIIVTGGNPRNGITEAEQMRRMLTSLGFPSRRIIVEPKANSTVQNARFSVPLAKNAGATGIILVTSSTHQGRADSNFVDAGGNLLATVSYPDGNPMVNIVQFARDAVSPFTNFG from the coding sequence ATGCGCAGTCGATGGAAGGGTGCGGTCGCCGCAATGGCGCTCGCGATGGCGGCAACTCTCGGCCAGATCGCCCCGGCGCCCGCGGTCGCGGCGCCCACGCCCGCGGCCAAGGACTTCACCAAGCCGGCCATCGTGATCCTGGGCTACGGATTGAATGCTGACGGCACGATGCAGACCATCCTGCGTCGCCGTGTGCTCACCGGCCTGGCGGTCGCGCAGTTCTTCCCGCAGTCGCCCATCATCGTCACCGGCGGCAATCCGCGCAACGGCATCACAGAGGCCGAACAGATGCGCAGAATGCTCACCTCCCTTGGGTTTCCGAGTCGACGGATCATCGTCGAACCCAAGGCCAACAGCACCGTTCAGAACGCGAGATTCTCCGTGCCGTTGGCCAAGAACGCGGGTGCCACCGGCATCATCCTGGTGACCTCGTCGACCCACCAGGGCCGGGCCGACAGCAACTTCGTCGACGCGGGCGGCAATCTGCTCGCCACGGTCAGCTACCCGGACGGCAACCCGATGGTCAACATCGTGCAGTTCGCCCGTGACGCCGTCAGCCCCTTCACCAACTTCGGCTAG
- a CDS encoding TetR/AcrR family transcriptional regulator: MSRNDWLVGGDRADAAAERIYAGAADLIAREGYDAFTIDALAAAVHCSPATIYRHTGGKTAIREAVVARQALLVVEEVRTAIEGLTGTERAVAATVVALQRMRSDPIRRIMRTLPPGSDWLTTSPIVTALAAEMLGQDSPDSVDAQMLIRVFMALWFWPVKDPAQERAVVERLLGSAFDPSLRR; the protein is encoded by the coding sequence ATGTCACGCAACGACTGGCTGGTCGGTGGGGATCGCGCGGACGCGGCCGCGGAGCGGATCTACGCCGGTGCGGCGGACCTCATCGCCCGCGAGGGCTACGACGCCTTCACCATCGACGCGTTGGCGGCCGCGGTGCACTGTTCACCGGCGACCATCTATCGGCACACCGGCGGCAAGACCGCGATCAGAGAGGCCGTCGTCGCCCGTCAGGCGCTGCTGGTGGTTGAGGAGGTGCGCACGGCGATCGAGGGCCTGACCGGAACAGAGCGGGCGGTGGCGGCCACCGTCGTTGCGCTACAGCGCATGCGGTCCGACCCCATTCGGCGCATCATGCGGACGTTGCCGCCTGGAAGCGACTGGTTGACCACGTCGCCGATCGTCACCGCACTGGCCGCCGAGATGCTCGGCCAGGACTCGCCCGACTCGGTGGACGCCCAGATGCTCATTCGCGTGTTCATGGCGTTGTGGTTCTGGCCGGTCAAAGATCCGGCGCAGGAGCGCGCCGTGGTGGAACGCCTGCTGGGCTCGGCGTTCGATCCCAGCCTGAGGCGCTGA